One genomic segment of Primulina tabacum isolate GXHZ01 chromosome 9, ASM2559414v2, whole genome shotgun sequence includes these proteins:
- the LOC142556872 gene encoding uncharacterized protein LOC142556872 — MVSPRGPNDVQKLTGRIAALARFISRSAHRSLPFFRTLRKAKKFEWDPACEKAFGELKQYLAELPVLVKSTAGEPLWVYLSATEGAVSSVLVKLEGSTQQPVYYVSHALKGAEIRYSGLEKLALGLSDDCETVETLLPISFNCGAHQQSIREDLNSFRHENEDPWKVYVDGSSSKDGSGVGVVLILPAGKEVKLAVQFDFRASNNEAEYEAVLAGLRAARNVGATRVLIFSDSQLVAQQMNGMYDVKDKKLIEYAQEVDRVREKLTEITFEQILMKENEKVDTLAKIG, encoded by the exons ATGGTTTCTCCCCGAGGACCGAATGATGTGCAGAAGTTGACAGGGAGAATCGCAGCGCTGGCGAGGTTTATCTCGAGGTCTGCTCACAGAAGCTTACCGTTCTTCCGAACTTTGCGGAAggcgaaaaaatttgaatggGATCCAGCCTGCGAGAAAGCTTTTGGAGAGTTGAAACAGTACCTTGCTGAGCTGCCTGTCCTGGTCAAATCGACAGCAGGTGAGCCTTTGTGGGTATATTTATCTGCCACCGAGGGAGCTGTGAGTTCAGTCCTTGTCAAGCTGGAGGGGTCAACTCAACAGCCAGTCTATTATGTTTCACATGCACTCAAGGGGGCGGAGATAAGGTACTCAGGGTTGGAAAAATTGGCTTTAGGCCTTAGTGATGACTGCGAGACGGTTGAGACCCTACTTCCTATCTCATTCAATTGTGGTGCTCACCAACAGTCCATTAGGGAAGATCTTAACTCATTCAGACAT GAGAATGAAGACCCTTGGAAGGTGTATGTGGATGGTTCCTCGTCGAAGGATGGAAGTGGGGTGGGGGTAGTACTGATTTTACCAGCTGGAAAGGAAGTGAAGTTAGCTGTACAGTTTGACTTTCGAGCATCCAACAATGAGgcagagtatgaggctgtgtTGGCAGGACTTCGAGCAGCCAGAAATGTGGGAGCTACCCGGGTACTTATTTTTTCTGACTCACAGCTGGTAGCACAACAAATGAATGGAATGTATGATGTGAAAGATAAAAAACTTATTGAGTATGCTCAAGAAGTGGACAGAGTCAGAGAGAAATTAACAGAGATTACATTTGAACAGATTCTcatgaaagaaaatgaaaaggtGGACACTCTAGCCAAAATAGGCTAG